A single region of the Triticum dicoccoides isolate Atlit2015 ecotype Zavitan chromosome 2B, WEW_v2.0, whole genome shotgun sequence genome encodes:
- the LOC119365174 gene encoding uncharacterized protein LOC119365174: MALLWLHGGPWGTGANTFATTEVLTDQSVRDRFVLQGLLCSVPRGKFARQRLTPSLFFLVLTMISKLHLVDGVKFRQEEIEVEGKLLHAGKSVGVVNVGFKKKRTGKLMAQMLIQEEKGAVSVPWFMLYTSCIYASQGGGWARLHCVVSAAAASVTTLLRIVACVRNRGQSNHKQMASAATAICTVREAW; this comes from the exons ATGGCCTTGTTGTGGTTGCACGGTGGTCCGTGGGGAACAGGAGCAAATACCTTTGCTACAACCGAGGTCTTGACAGACCAGTCAGTTAGAGATAGGTTCG TTTTGCAGGGGTTGTTATGCTCTGTCCCCCGTGGTAAGTTTGCTAGGCAGCGGCTTACTCCTAGCTTGTTTTTTTTAGTTTTGACCATGATATCGAAATTACATCTGGTCGATGGTGTCAAGTTTAGGCAG GAAGAAATAGAAGTTGAGGGGAAGCTATTGCATGCTGGAAAATCAGTTGGTGTTGTCAATGTTGGTTTCAAGAAGAAAAGGACCGGCAAATTGATGGCTCAG ATGTTGATTCAAGAAGAGAAAGGAGCTGTTAGTGTGCCGTG GTTCATGCTTTATACATCGTGTATATATGCCAGCCAGGGAGGTGGATGGGCTCGTCTCCACTGCGtcgtgagcgccgccgccgcctctgtgACCACCTTGCTCCGCATAGTAGCATGTGTGAGGAATCGGGGACAAAGCAACCACAAGCAGATGGCGTCGGCTGCGACGGCAATATGCACGGTGCGCGAAGCCTGGTAA